In a genomic window of Hippoglossus stenolepis isolate QCI-W04-F060 chromosome 17, HSTE1.2, whole genome shotgun sequence:
- the poc1bl gene encoding polypeptide N-acetylgalactosaminyltransferase 4, translating into MRGRCSRKLRLLAKAGFLLWLLWLGYVLLAPSSSPPPSSDQEEDEEHKLAVRQLAIEESRNDGQLARPLYIKSAPDSNAPGEWGRATHLTLSAEEKKQEQDSVESYAINIYVSDKISLHRHIQDQRMNECRTKKFDHRRLPTTSVIIAFYNEAWSTLLRTIHSVLETVPAILLKEIILIDDYSDRAYLKSQLADYISDLNRVRLIRTNKREGLVRARLIGATYATGDVLTFLDCHCECVPGWIEPLLERIGENASTIVCPVIDTIDWNTFEFYMQTDEPMIGGFDWRLTFQWHSVPEVERKRRNSRIDPIRSPTMAGGLFAVSKAYFEYLGTYDMGMEVWGGENLELSFRVWQCGGSLEIHPCSHVGHVFPKKAPYARPNFLQNTVRAAEVWMDSYKQHFYNRNPPAKKENYGDISGRLLLRGRLKCNSFDWYLKNIYPDLHVPEDREGWHGAVRSLGINSECLDYNSPEHNPTGAHLSLFGCHGQGGNQYFEYTSQKEIRFNSVTELCAEVPEGQTSLGMRHCPRDGELKPPSITWEFRKDGTIYHPHSDTCVTTYRTSEGRGDIQMKSCNPADQNQQWKFEW; encoded by the exons ATGAGGGGCCGTTGTTCTCGAAAATTACGATTGCTGGCCAAGGCCGGCTTCCTGCTCTGGCTACTGTGGCTGGGCTACGTTTTGTTGgcaccctcctcttccccccccccctcttcggatcaagaggaggacgaggagcacAAACTTGCAGTACGACAGCTCGCCATAGAGGAGAGCAGGAATGATGGGCAGCTGGCGAGGCCTCTCTACATTAAGTCGGCACCCGACAGCAATGCGCCAGGGGAGTGGGGCCGGGCCACACACCTCACCCTCAGtgctgaagaaaagaaacaggagcAGGACTCTGTCGAGAGCTACGCTATCAATATCTATGTCAGTGACAAGATTTCCCTCCATCGGCATATCCAGGACCAAAGGATGAATGA ATGCCGCACTAAGAAGTTTGACCACCGTCGCTTGCCCACCACCTCTGTGATCATCGCCTTCTACAACGAGGCCTGGTCCACCCTGCTGAGGACCATCCACAGCGTGCTGGAGACCGTGCCCGCCATCCTGTTGAAAGAGATCATTCTCATCGATGACTACAGTGACCGAG CATACCTGAAATCCCAACTCGCCGATTACATCAGTGATCTGAACCGCGTGCGGCTCATCCGGACCAACAAAAGAGAAGGGCTGGTCCGGGCACGTCTCATCGGCGCCACCTACGCCACGGGTGATGTACTGACATTTCTCGATTGCCATTGTGAGTGCGTCCCTGGCTGGATTGAGCCTCTCCTGGAAAG GATCGGCGAGAATGCCAGCACCATTGTGTGCCCTGTGATCGACACCATTGACTGGAACACGTTTGAGTTCTACATGCAAACAGACGAGCCAATGATTGGAGGATTTGACTGGAGACTCACCTTTCAGTGGCACTCGGTCCCTGAAGTGGAACGCAAGAGGCGCAACTCTCGCATTGACCCCATCAG ATCCCCAACAATGGCAGGTGGATTATTCGCCGTGAGCAAGGCTTACTTTGAGTACCTGGGCACATATGACATGGGCATGGAGGTGTGGGGAGGCGAAAACCTGGAGCTCTCCTTCAGA GTGTGGCAGTGTGGGGGCAGCCTGGAGATTCACCCGTGCTCTCACGTGGGCCATGTTTTCCCCAAAAAGGCCCCTTATGCTCGGCCCAACTTCCTCCAGAATACTGTGCGAGCCGCAGAGGTTTGGATGGACTCTTATAAACAACACTTCTACAACAGGAATCCACCAGCCAAAAAG GAAAACTACGGGGACATCTCAGggcggctgctgctgagggGGAGGCTGAAGTGCAACAGTTTTGACTGGTACCTGAAGAACATCTACCCTGACCTACATGTGCCTGAGGACAGGGAGGGCTGGCACGGGGCT GTGCGTAGTTTAGGGATAAACTCTGAGTGTCTGGACTACAACTCTCCAGAACACAATCCCACCGGCGCCCACCTCTCTCTGTTCGGCTGCCACGGCCAGGGAGGCAACCAG taCTTTGAGTACACATCTCAGAAGGAGATCCGCTTCAACTCGGTGACAGAGCTGTGCGCCGAAGTGCCCGAGGGACAGACCTCCCTCGGGATGAGGCACTGTCCTCGTGATGGGGAGCTGAAGCCTCCCAGCATCACCTGGGAGTTCAGAAAG GACGGGACCATCTACCACCCTCATTCCGACACATGTGTGACAACTTACCGCACGTCAGAGGGCCGTGGAGACATCCAGATGAAGAGCTGCAACCCAGCAGACCAGAACCAGCAGTGGAAGTTTGAGTGGTAG